The genomic interval GGCCTGAGGATGCTGGAGGCGAACAGCCTCGAGATCAGCATCACCGAAGCCAGCCCGATACCGACGATGAACAGGATCAGGGTCAACAAATCGCTCAGCGCCTGATCCGGGCTCTCCATGAGCGCGCTTTTCAGCCGGTTGTAGGAAGCGAAGGCCATTAACACGAGAGGGATCACGCTGGTCAGGAAAAACGTGAGCAGCAAGCGCGGTTTCAGGTTGAAGCGGATGGCTCCCGGAATTTGCCCCATCTTACCGGAAGGAAACAGGGCTGGGCGGATGCTCCGGCATAAATTTTCCAGGGAAAAAGTGATGATGGTGCTGGTGATCAGGCCGGCCAGCATCGCCCCGAAAAACACCCGGGAAGCGTTCAGGATGGCGATTTGAGGCGAGGTATCGGAATAGAAATGCAGCAGGTGGACGGCGGAGAGCACCAGGCCCCCGAGCGCCCAGGAAACCAGACCGAACGTTCCCGAATATACCGGAAGATTCAGGATGTTGCGTCTCGCCTTCTCCTTTTCCGCCTTCGGGATATCCCGGCCTGCAGCGATCCGTTCGACAACGGAGACCAGGGTGGCCTTCCAGGAGTATCGGACGATGAAACCCGCCGCCACGAGAATCAGGGCAACCAGGAGCGGGATACCAACGGACCAGAGCAGCGATTCCGCCGGAGAAAAGACGAAATACCGGAAATAGATGATACAGATCGACACCCCGGCGATGTTGGCAAAGATATCCAGTGCATAGAACCAGGCCATCAAAAGCGCCGTCTTCCGGGTTACCCGGGAGACGGGCGCTGTTACGCCGGAGCGGTTGGAAACCATTTACACGATTCCCTGATCGATCATGGCGTTGACGACCTTGACGAAACCCGCGATGTTGGCGCCGATCAGGTAATTGCCCGGCTTGCCGTATTCCGCCGCGGCATCGAGGCAGGTTTTGTGAATGCTTTTCATGATGGTCTTGAGCCTGCTGTCCACTTCTTCCCTGGGCCAGCTCAGGCGCATGCTGTTCTGGCTCATTTCCAGGCCCGATACGGCCACCCCGCCCGCATTCGACGCCTTGCCAGGCGCATACAGCACGTTGTTGGCAAGGAAGATGTCGATGGCATCGGGAGTCGATGGCATGTTGGCCCCTTCGCTGACCAGAAAGACCCCGTTTCGCAGGAGGTTCTGGGCGTCTTTTCCGGAAATTTCGTTCTGGGTGGCGCTCGGAAAGGCGCATTGCGCCGGCCGGTCCCACAGCGGATTGAAATCCAGTTGCGGATCGGCCTCCGTGTAAACCGCATTGGGATATTTATCGGCATATTCCCGAATCCGTCCCCTGCGGACGTTTTTCAGGCGCTTGACGAAAGCGAGCTTTTCCCGGTCGATTCCGGCCTCATCATACACAAACCCGGAGGAATCGGACATGCTCACCACCTTCGCGCCCAGATCGATCAGTTTTTCAACCGTATACTGGGCCACATTGCCGGAGCCCGAGACCAGGCAGGTCTTTCCGGCCAGCGTATCGCTGCGCGTGGCAAGCATCTCCGAGGCAAAATAGACGTTTCCATAACCGGTCGCCTCCGGTCGAATGAGGCTTCCGCCCCAGCCGAGACTTTTTCCCGTCAGCACCCCGGTGAACTCATTGCGCAGTTTCCGGTACATGCCGAACAGGTATCCGATTTCCCGCGCCCCCACCCCGATGTCACCGGCAGGCACATCCGTGTCCGGACCGACATGGCGAAACAGCTCCATCATGAACGCCTGGCAGAAACGCATGATTTCGGTATCGCTCTTCCCCTTGGGGTCGAAATCGGAGCCTCCCTTTCCGCCGCCCATCGGCAGGGTGGTCAGCGCATTCTTGAACACCTGCTCGAAGGCCAGAAACTTCAGGATGCTCAGGTTGACAGACGGGTGAAACCGCAGCCCGCCCTTGTATGGACCGATGGCACCGTTCATCTGGATGCGGTACCCGCGGTTCACGTGGACCTGCCCCGCATCGTCCAACCAGGTGATGCGGAACTGGATCAGACGCTCCGGCTCGATGAGCCGCTCCAGAATGGCGGAGCGCCGGTAATCCGGATACCGTTCCAACACCGGTCGAACGGTGCCGAACACTTCCTCGACCGCCTGATGGAATTCCTTTTCATACGGATCTTTTCGCTTCATGCGCTCGATCACTTCGATCATGACATGGCCTCCTTTTCGGTTGCGCCGGATTGCGGCAAAACGGCGACACAGCGGCTGGCCCGCGTGTCGATCCTGAGCTCGATATGCGGCTCGATGCGGATATGTCTCACGTATTGCAGTTCGGTTTCAACGGAAAACGCATCCAGCCGACGCCAGTCGATGGCATCGTCTGCATGCGCCAAATCGACGGTGATATAGGGGATGCCCAGGGATGTGATGTTCTGGAAAAAATGCGAACCCTGGGAAGGGTCCGCCGGAATGCGGGGATCCCGGATTTCGACGATCCCGCCGACGCCGCCGATCTGATGCCATTTGACCGGTATTCCGAGCCATTTGTCCGCAGATCCCCATCGGCCGGGGCCGATCAACAGGTACTTTCGATGGGCCTGGACGAGTCTCGCATTGATGCCGCCGATTTCGGCCGCTATCCGCTCGGTCCCCTCCGGGCGGAAGGTCTCTGGCCGAACATAGACCAGATCGCAAAGCCGATGAACCCCCTGGCCCAGGGCATGATGCGAAACCAGAAAGGCCTCCCGGATGTCTTCTGGCCGAATGAGCACCTGGCTCTTGTCGATATCGGTCATCAGCGGCCGGATCTGCAGCAGAAAAAACTCGTTCTTCCGTTTCTCCTCCGTCCCCAGATTCACGGCAAACTCGATCTCCACCGGGCATCCCATGCCCTTCATGCCAAAATCCAGCAAATCGGCAAGCAGAGGAGGCAAGGGAAACAGGTTGTGCCGCAGCACCGGGGCGAAGGTCAGCACCGGTACACCGCCATGGCCGCCGCTATCCCGGATGCGGTCCTCTTCCGGATCGTACCGGCTCGACAACAGGCGCACCGGAAATTCGTTTTCCGCCTCATCCACCTGCCGGCATGCCAGATTGGTTTTCGGGGAAAACAGCAGGGTTTCCGGATACCGGTCCAGATTCAGCGCGTAAAACCGGCGCTGACAGTTGCCGAGAATATCGGAAACCGTTTGGAACTGCGGCAGGATACCCGGATGTTTTGGGCAGAAACGCAGGGAAGACTCGCCTTCCACGACGGTTTTGCCCATGCCGAGCGCGATGTTGGCGATGCCGTCCTCGGGCAGCATCCGGCCGAACGGGTAAAAATTATGGGAATGGGCAACCCCCGAAATGGCCGGGTAGAAATGGTCCCCATACCGCTCGCCGACGATTTCCTGGATGATGACGGCCATTGCCTCCGCCTGGAGCTGGCCGACGGCGCTCCGGCTGAAGGCGCGCGGGTCTTCCGAAAAAGTCGATGCATAGACCAGTTTGATCGCATCGGCCAGTTGGCGAAGCCGGATGGCCGGATCCGGATCGTTGTTGGGAATCATATAGGTATGGTAGAGCCCCGCGTAGGGCTGAAAATGCGCATCTTCAAGCAGGGAGGAGGACCTGACCGAAAGGGGGCGGCTGACCTGCGACAGGTATGCCTGAAGATCGGCCAGGAGATTTTCGGGAAAACGGGCATCCAGAAATGTCCGTGCCACCTGCGCATCCGTATGCTCGCACCGGTAGCAATGCTGCAGGCCATTCAATTGCATGAAAGCCTCAAATCCGTCGGTGGTGATCACGAGGCTTTTGGGGATCAGGATGGAAACGCCGGGATAGGCATGCAGCAAATCGGGGCTCTGGTGGAGCAGAAAGGAAAGAAACGCCAGACCACGCGCTTTTCCGCCCATCGACCCTTCACCGATCTTCACGAAATCCATGACTTCCGCATCGAAGGTTTCCGCCTTGAACCGGGTGACGATGCCTTTCTGTTGCAGATGGCGAAGTTTTCGGATTCCGGATACGATGAAAAGGCGCAGGGCGGCGGGATCGGCGAAATCGGAGGTCTTCACTTCCCGGAAAGAGGAGGCCAGGGCGAATTCGCTTCTGGCCATGAGCCAGTTGGAAAAATGATTCCGGCTCGCATGATAGACCAGAGATGCATCCGGAATTTCCGTCGCCATCCGTTCGAGGGTTCTGAGATTCGAGGCCCTGCCGATTTCCCGGCCATCGGGCATGCGAAAGACGAAATCACCGAATCCGAGGTATTCGAGAAAGTATTCATGAAGCTCCGATGGCAGAGCCGGAGAATTCTTGTCGAGAAAAGAGGCTGCAACGGTTCGGGCTTTTTCGCGGTTGGAAGACTCCGAGCTCATCAGCAGGACCGGAATGTCGGGGTTTTCGCGCCTGGTTTGCCTCAGCACCTCGATGCCGGCCTCCGGATCGAGCCGGCCTGCCCGGGGAATGCGGGTATCGCTGATGACGCCGATAAGATAGTCCCGATAGCAGTCGATGAGCGCCGCCGCTTCTTCGAACGTTTCGGCCAGAACGATCTTCGGTCTCGAGCGCATCCGCAACAGCCGATGCTCTTCGTTGAGCCCCACATGAAGAACCGCCTGGGTCTGCTGGACGATTTCCTTGTACAGCAGCGGAAGGAGCGAGGAATAGAATACCGGAGAATCTTCCACGAGAACGAGGACACGGACATTTCCCCGGGTGGTGTCCTGCACGATGTTGAGGCGGTCCTCGGCATTCTTGACGATGGCCAGCAGCAAATCCGAATTGCCCGACCAGACATAGACCCGTTCGATGCCGGGCGGTTTCTGGAACGAGCCCGCCGGGAAAAGCGTCCGAACGCTATATCCCAATAAAATTATCGGAAGTTTGGGATACGCCCCCTGGATGCGGAGGGCCAGGGCCGAGCCGTCCATATCCTGGACAAACGGCATCGTAATGACCATGTCGAAGCGCTTCTGCTCCAGCAGCCCGATGGCTTCCTCGCCACTCGAAACCCGGGTGACCCGCGGCGGCATGCTCAGGTTGAGCCCGCTGTATTCCGTGATGATCCGGGTCGCAAGGCTTCCGTCCTCTTCCAGCACGTAGGCATCATAAGGGCTTGCCACCAGAAGGATTTCCCGAATCTTGATGGACATCAGCTCGTGGAAGAGCTTGAATTGCGAGTAGAATTCCGCTGGAAGTTCCGAGGATCGACGGAGCATGGCTGTCTTTGCCTCACGTTCAGGCTGTTCCCTACGAAAGTGGCCAGTGGCCAGTGGGCAGTCGGCAGTCGGCAGTGGCCTGTAGGGGCGACCGGCGGGTCGCCCCTACGAGTCCCTGCGAATGCCTTGGTCAGTATTTCCGCATCCGACAGAATGACGGCCTATGGCCTTCGAAGGAATCGCCCAGGCCCGACAAACGGATCAGGTACCGGGATTCGCTTCACGCTAACCATCTATGCGGATTCATCCACCCCCCGTGCCCCGGTGACGATCATAACCGCTCAATCTTTTCAAGAGGATATCCTCTACATTTTGCCGGGAATCCAATAGCGATAAGATATAGACGCCATGTTCCGCAATTCGGTAGATCATCCGCCATGGAGCGACAACCAACTCCCTGTATTGCCATATCCCTTGATCCTGAAGCTCGGGGACGATGCGTCCCCTTTCCGGCAGGCTGTTGAGACTGGAGGCGCTATCCTTGATCTTTTTGAATATCTCGATTGCGTTATGGGGATTTGTCAGCGAAATAAATGCAATGATCGCCCGCAGGTCAGCTTCGGCAATATGCGTCCAAAAAACTGGATATGCCGGACGTATCAACGTGTTTCTTTCAATGCGGTCTCGATGTCTCTAAAAACATCGTCCTGTGGTCTGAACCTGCCATTCCGCACGTCGCTTTCCCCCTGTGATATGAGCTTCAGCAATCCAATTGCATTGCGCATATTTTCGTAGCTTTCCGGATCCTGAATAACCGCCCGGGGCTCGCCATTCTGGGTGATGATCACAGGGCGATGCGTTTCGTTGATATGATTCAATAAAACCGCAGTCTTGGATTTCAGATACGTCACCGGCTTGATATCGCTCATGATATTCATTTCAGCACCTCCAGTCTGAATAGGGTACCAAATACAGTCTGAGTGTCAATGGTGTTTTTCGACGCACTGCACTATACGCGAACGGCAGGGCGGGCGGTTCATGAGCGTGGCGCATTATCGGAAGGCTGCCTGTGTAAGGGGGCACACAACCGTTCTGCTGACAACTGCCCCCTTTTCATAAAAAAAGCCCGTGCAGCCGATCTGCACGGGCTTGTGTGGAACGGCCGGATATCCGGTCGCTTATGCGTAAATAACGGCCAGCGCTTCTTCCCGGTAAGCGTCCATGATATAGGGGATACCGGTGACCTTGGCGCATTCTTCGGTCAGCGAAGCCAGATCCCTGCGGCTGATGTACTTGACTTCCCAGCTTCTGGAGCCAGCCATCAACTGCTGCAAACCGACCCTGAGCTTGTCGACAGCGCTGTAGATACCGATGGCGCCAAGCGGCATCGTATCGATATCCTTACCGAATCTTTCCCGAAGGGTCTCGTAGTTGATGAAGATCTCCTCTTTGGTGCTTCCGTATTTGGCGACGCTTGCCGGCAGGCCCTTGTCTTCCCCCTTGAGCCATTTTTCGGCGTTCTTGCCGACCATGCCGGGGATCATGAGGGCTCGGCCCATGCAGACGGCCTTGCAATAGGGTGCGCCCAGCGCCAACGCCTTGAAGATGAGGTCTTCCGAGGAGAAACCGCCGGCAAAAGCGATATCCGGGACCCGTTTGCCGCGCTGCGCAAGCTTGCCGCAAAGCTCGACGGCCATTGAATGCAGATAGATCGAAGGAATGCCCCATTCGCACATCATCCGCCAGGGGCTCATGCCGGTTCCGCCCGGCGCGCCGTCGATGGTCAGCAGATCGATTCCTGCATCGCTCGACCAGCGAATGGCCATGGCCAGCTCCCGCATCGGATACGCGCCGGTCTTGAGGGTGACCCGTTTGGCGCCCAGTTTCCGGATTCGCTCGACCTCTTTCATGAAGCCTTCCTGATCGATGAAGCCCAGTCGGGAATGACGCTCGAACTGTTTGATCTGCCCGGCCTTGTATGCAGCCTGAATGGCGGGAAGCGACGGATCGGGTGTAACGATATACCCTCTTTTCTGCAGCTCGAGAGCCCGTTCCAGGGAATCGACCTTGATTTCGCCGCCGATACACTTGGCGCCCTGCCCCCATTTCAACTCCACGGTTTCCACACCCAGTTTCTCGATGACGTATTCGGCAACACCGTTTCGGGTATCTTCGACGTTCATCTGGACGAAGATATCGCCGTAACCGTCATAGTATTTCCGGTATTCCTTCACCCGGCGTTCCATTTCCGGAGATTTGGCAACCTTGCCGTTTTTCATTTCCAGACCGGGATCGATACCGACGACATTTTCGCCGCAGACCAGGACGATGCCGCTGATGGCCGCGCCAATGGCGAAATGTTCCCAGTTCTTTCTGGCGATATCCGTGCTGCCCAGCGCACCGGTGAAGATCGGCACCTTCATCTTGACGGGATGGGTGGTTCCGAACACGGTTTCGGTGTTGACCGTCGGGAAAGTGGCCTTGTCGGGATCGGCGTCCACGCCTTTGGCGCCCATGGCATAGCCCATGATGTTCAGATGGGTGTAATCGACCGGATAGTCTTTGTCCGCGCCTGCCGTGATGCTGCCAAACGGCGATGGATAGAGCAGTTCACGTCCCCGGAAGGTCGCGTTGAACATGTCGCAATTGCCCCGGCAACCATCGACGCACCTGCTGCAGATGCCGGACTGGGGGGAAACGTTTCGGGATCGGTTTGCGGTCTGGAGTGCCTCGTTCGCATTTGCCTGCAGAAAACTCATTGATTTTCCTCCACATTTTCTTGATATTCGTTCTTGCCACAAAAAAAAGACAAAGGCGTCTTTGATACGGCCAAGACACCTTTGTCTTTTTCGATGAGAAGGGCACGCCATTGTGCCCTGAAAAATCGGAGAACACCCTGGTTAAAGGTGAGCTTTCTTAAACCGAGTCTCTTCCGAATGTCAAGAAAAAATATGAGCGGATCCAACAGGGATTCTCCGCACCATCCACGCAAAATGGGCGCGGGTTGCAGCCCCAGAGATGGACGCGATCCGGGCGGGCGTAATTGAACTTGATATTTGGGGCGAATTGATTCACAAAAGCTTCGTTCACGGTCATTTCCTTATGAATGAAACGATAGCAAAAGTTCTTCTTTGTCATTCCGACGAAAGCCGGGGTAACGAATTACGATTACGACAGCGATGATCCCCTGCAGGGCGAGGGGATGTATTTTCACGATATCCCCCATGCAGCCGGGGCTGCACCCCGCTGAATGAAAGCCGCCAGCGCGATTTTCGAAGGAATATGGCGGTATGACAGCAGCCATACTGCCGACTGCCAACTTTCGTATGAATGGGCATGGCGAGGGTTGCCATCCCCACCGATGAAAATTCGGCTGGCATTATGACAGAACCCATTAGATCGTCATTCCGGCGGAAGCCGGAATGACGAAGATGGGCTTTTGCAATTGGCTCGGCCGCGAGAAAGATATCCCCAGGTGCACACAGTGCAATCCCTGTCTGACGCCTTGCTTGTCTGGGCTCATTCCGGCCTGCTCAAACAACCCGGACTTGGACCGAGAATATACAATGTGTGCATACAAATCGGCCCCATAGCAAACACCTGCAAGCATCATTCCGGCACCGTCGCCTTGGCCAAAACCGCCAGTTGAACGGCCTCGATTTTCCGATAGACTTCCGCATACGGGCGCAGCTTCCCGCCAACCGTCAACAGGTCCCGCTCGATTTCGATGCCGAACAGCCGCTGGTTCTCTTCGAGATAGGGCAGGATCAGGTTCCAGTCGGCTTCCGTCACATTTGTGAATTCGCCGCCGTTGAGCTGTTCGAGGACCAGTTTGCGGTGCGGATCTCTTGCGAAAATCGCCCCGCCGGATGCAAGCGAAAACAGGTTTGATCCGGGATACGGTGTTTCAAGTGGAACCACCTTCCCGGTTTCATCGAAGCCGATGCCGTTCAGCACGACAAAGCCGCCGCCCCGATGCGGATCTCCGGCCATGAACGATTCGGCCAGAAAATCGAGGCTCGTTCCGTTGATGACGACCCGGGGTCTGCCGACGGCGTTGATCAGCGGCCTTCCTGCCGCATTGCCCAGCACATAGACTTCCCCGCCCTTTGCGCCGTACATGAAGGTCTGGCCGACATCCCCGAAAATGACGAGCTTGCCGCGTTTGAGAATCTGCCCCAGTTGATCCTGGGCATTTCCGTGAAAGCGCAGTTCCATCCCGTCGATGCCGCTTGCCGCATAATCGCCCGAGCTGCCATAGATATCCATCCGCACATCATCCGTGTCCGGGCCAAACCCGCAGCCGTGAAACCGCTGTCCCTTGAGACCGTACACGATGAAACGCCTCCAGCCCATTCCGAAAGCCCGAACCGCAAGCCTTGCATCACAGTCATCCCCTTCCGGCGGAAAATCCCGGGCAAAAATCACCAGCACCGCCTCACCGGCTTCCGGTGGGCGCAGATCGTGCTTCGATCGAAAATCGATCCGTGCGAATCGGCTCGAAGCTTTGGCGCTAATCGCTGCAGTGGCATCCAGGATGCGATCGATTCCCTTGCGGACAATCTCCAGAACGGCGCTTCTGCGCATGCCGCCGCAGGAAAAACGCCGATCATTCAGAAGGGTCAGGCCTTCGATAGCTGAAGCGCGCAGGACATCGCTTTCACCGGCAAGCGAAACGATCCGATCGACGAGCCAGGCCACATGCGCAAGGTTCCAACCCGTAAAGAAAGGGACCACCTCGGCAAACAACCGTTGGGCATCTGCCGATTTCATCACCTCCATCAGGACGTCTTCTACCGAAGCCGCTTGATTTGGCGCCTCTTTCAGATCGGGAATCCGGTATTCTCCCGGAGCGACCGTAATGGGTCCGCCGAATTTGTCCGCACAGGTCAGCAGGCTGGCTGAACCCTCCTTTTGAACGGTGAAACAGAAGGCTCCCCCGTCGGTGTGGCTGCCGCCCCGGGCATTCCAGTAGCGGTCCGCCACGAGCCTGAACCTATTGTCATCTGCGTTCAGGGAGCGAAGTGTCGCATCGATCGCCTGTTTTTCGGATCCCACCAGTCCGATGGACACGTCGCCTTCCTGCAGGGCGAAGACCTGGGGCCGCAGCATGGCCGTATCGGTGATCCCGAGCAGGCGGTAGCGCCGCGCATCCGGGTCGCTGGCTGCAATGATGAAAAACCAGGGGCCATCGGGCGAACCGTGAACGTGAAGCCGCTGAATGGCGCGATAGACGGTCTGTTTGTCCTTCGGAAGCTGATCGAAATCCAGTTCCGTCGTCGGCGCAATGGCTTCGATGACATATTCG from Desulfatirhabdium butyrativorans DSM 18734 carries:
- a CDS encoding FMN-binding glutamate synthase family protein, giving the protein MSFLQANANEALQTANRSRNVSPQSGICSRCVDGCRGNCDMFNATFRGRELLYPSPFGSITAGADKDYPVDYTHLNIMGYAMGAKGVDADPDKATFPTVNTETVFGTTHPVKMKVPIFTGALGSTDIARKNWEHFAIGAAISGIVLVCGENVVGIDPGLEMKNGKVAKSPEMERRVKEYRKYYDGYGDIFVQMNVEDTRNGVAEYVIEKLGVETVELKWGQGAKCIGGEIKVDSLERALELQKRGYIVTPDPSLPAIQAAYKAGQIKQFERHSRLGFIDQEGFMKEVERIRKLGAKRVTLKTGAYPMRELAMAIRWSSDAGIDLLTIDGAPGGTGMSPWRMMCEWGIPSIYLHSMAVELCGKLAQRGKRVPDIAFAGGFSSEDLIFKALALGAPYCKAVCMGRALMIPGMVGKNAEKWLKGEDKGLPASVAKYGSTKEEIFINYETLRERFGKDIDTMPLGAIGIYSAVDKLRVGLQQLMAGSRSWEVKYISRRDLASLTEECAKVTGIPYIMDAYREEALAVIYA
- a CDS encoding PEP/pyruvate-binding domain-containing protein is translated as MLRRSSELPAEFYSQFKLFHELMSIKIREILLVASPYDAYVLEEDGSLATRIITEYSGLNLSMPPRVTRVSSGEEAIGLLEQKRFDMVITMPFVQDMDGSALALRIQGAYPKLPIILLGYSVRTLFPAGSFQKPPGIERVYVWSGNSDLLLAIVKNAEDRLNIVQDTTRGNVRVLVLVEDSPVFYSSLLPLLYKEIVQQTQAVLHVGLNEEHRLLRMRSRPKIVLAETFEEAAALIDCYRDYLIGVISDTRIPRAGRLDPEAGIEVLRQTRRENPDIPVLLMSSESSNREKARTVAASFLDKNSPALPSELHEYFLEYLGFGDFVFRMPDGREIGRASNLRTLERMATEIPDASLVYHASRNHFSNWLMARSEFALASSFREVKTSDFADPAALRLFIVSGIRKLRHLQQKGIVTRFKAETFDAEVMDFVKIGEGSMGGKARGLAFLSFLLHQSPDLLHAYPGVSILIPKSLVITTDGFEAFMQLNGLQHCYRCEHTDAQVARTFLDARFPENLLADLQAYLSQVSRPLSVRSSSLLEDAHFQPYAGLYHTYMIPNNDPDPAIRLRQLADAIKLVYASTFSEDPRAFSRSAVGQLQAEAMAVIIQEIVGERYGDHFYPAISGVAHSHNFYPFGRMLPEDGIANIALGMGKTVVEGESSLRFCPKHPGILPQFQTVSDILGNCQRRFYALNLDRYPETLLFSPKTNLACRQVDEAENEFPVRLLSSRYDPEEDRIRDSGGHGGVPVLTFAPVLRHNLFPLPPLLADLLDFGMKGMGCPVEIEFAVNLGTEEKRKNEFFLLQIRPLMTDIDKSQVLIRPEDIREAFLVSHHALGQGVHRLCDLVYVRPETFRPEGTERIAAEIGGINARLVQAHRKYLLIGPGRWGSADKWLGIPVKWHQIGGVGGIVEIRDPRIPADPSQGSHFFQNITSLGIPYITVDLAHADDAIDWRRLDAFSVETELQYVRHIRIEPHIELRIDTRASRCVAVLPQSGATEKEAMS
- a CDS encoding type II toxin-antitoxin system Phd/YefM family antitoxin, whose product is MNIMSDIKPVTYLKSKTAVLLNHINETHRPVIITQNGEPRAVIQDPESYENMRNAIGLLKLISQGESDVRNGRFRPQDDVFRDIETALKETR
- a CDS encoding glutamate synthase, which produces MSIHSSMIQEIIASRRALLQELGLSEGAREKSAEEGGCGVVGFAASIPVRGRHIFEPSVQMHNRGNGKGGGIAAACLDPSQIGIDEAMLRSHYLLQVAYLDPKAPNDVEAQWILPCLDVAHRNAIRPKADFRDVGLEVKPPDIMQYVVRVKPEVLEQFRQERGLLSEDERQIEDEFIYQNSYRLNRHCYASLGEQRAFVLSHARDLLIFKVVGYAEQVVQYYGLDDFLAQIWIAHQRYPTKGRVWHPGGAHPFIGMNEALVHNGDFANYYSVSEYLRQHNIVPQFLTDTEVSALLFDLLTRVYRYPLEYVIEAIAPTTELDFDQLPKDKQTVYRAIQRLHVHGSPDGPWFFIIAASDPDARRYRLLGITDTAMLRPQVFALQEGDVSIGLVGSEKQAIDATLRSLNADDNRFRLVADRYWNARGGSHTDGGAFCFTVQKEGSASLLTCADKFGGPITVAPGEYRIPDLKEAPNQAASVEDVLMEVMKSADAQRLFAEVVPFFTGWNLAHVAWLVDRIVSLAGESDVLRASAIEGLTLLNDRRFSCGGMRRSAVLEIVRKGIDRILDATAAISAKASSRFARIDFRSKHDLRPPEAGEAVLVIFARDFPPEGDDCDARLAVRAFGMGWRRFIVYGLKGQRFHGCGFGPDTDDVRMDIYGSSGDYAASGIDGMELRFHGNAQDQLGQILKRGKLVIFGDVGQTFMYGAKGGEVYVLGNAAGRPLINAVGRPRVVINGTSLDFLAESFMAGDPHRGGGFVVLNGIGFDETGKVVPLETPYPGSNLFSLASGGAIFARDPHRKLVLEQLNGGEFTNVTEADWNLILPYLEENQRLFGIEIERDLLTVGGKLRPYAEVYRKIEAVQLAVLAKATVPE
- a CDS encoding type II toxin-antitoxin system RelE/ParE family toxin, whose protein sequence is MIRPAYPVFWTHIAEADLRAIIAFISLTNPHNAIEIFKKIKDSASSLNSLPERGRIVPELQDQGIWQYRELVVAPWRMIYRIAEHGVYILSLLDSRQNVEDILLKRLSGYDRHRGTGGG
- the gdhA gene encoding NADP-specific glutamate dehydrogenase; amino-acid sequence: MIEVIERMKRKDPYEKEFHQAVEEVFGTVRPVLERYPDYRRSAILERLIEPERLIQFRITWLDDAGQVHVNRGYRIQMNGAIGPYKGGLRFHPSVNLSILKFLAFEQVFKNALTTLPMGGGKGGSDFDPKGKSDTEIMRFCQAFMMELFRHVGPDTDVPAGDIGVGAREIGYLFGMYRKLRNEFTGVLTGKSLGWGGSLIRPEATGYGNVYFASEMLATRSDTLAGKTCLVSGSGNVAQYTVEKLIDLGAKVVSMSDSSGFVYDEAGIDREKLAFVKRLKNVRRGRIREYADKYPNAVYTEADPQLDFNPLWDRPAQCAFPSATQNEISGKDAQNLLRNGVFLVSEGANMPSTPDAIDIFLANNVLYAPGKASNAGGVAVSGLEMSQNSMRLSWPREEVDSRLKTIMKSIHKTCLDAAAEYGKPGNYLIGANIAGFVKVVNAMIDQGIV